In Azospirillum thiophilum, the DNA window CGCTGGACCGGCGAGGGCTGGAAGCGCGGGTCGTTGTGGAAGGCGTCCCACACGGACCGGGTGACGGCGTAGTTCACGTCGTGGCCGATCAGGTCCATCAGCTCGCACGGGCCCATGCGGAAACCGCCGCAGCCGCGCATCACCGCATCCAGTGCCGCCGGGACGGCTGCCCTCTCCGCCAGCACGCGCAGCGCCTCGGCGTAGAAGGGGCGGGCGACCCGGTTGACGATGAAGCCGGGGGTGGAGCGGGCGAGCACCGGGATCTTGCCCCAGGCGGCGGCGGTGGCGAGCAGCCGGTCGGCGATGGCGGGATCGGTGGCGCGGCCGCGGACGACCTCGACCAGCGCCATCAGCGGGGCGGGGTTGAAGAAATGCAGGCCGGCCAGCCGCTCCGGGCGGGCCAGCGGGGCGCCGACGGATTCGATGGAGAGGGAGGAGGTGTTGGTGGCGAGGATGCAGTCGTCCGGCACCACGTCCTCCAATGCGGTGAACAGGGCGCGCTTGGCCGCCGGATCCTCGACGATCGCCTCGACGACCAGACCGGCGCCGGCGAGCGCCGCGAGGTCGTCGCAGGTGCGGATGCGGTCGAGAATGGCGCCGCGGCCCGCCTCGTCGAGGCTGCCCTTGGCGACCATGCGCGCAAGGTTGGCGGCGATGGCCTCCAGGCCGCGTCCGGCGGCGCCGGCGATGCTGTCGAACAGCAGGACCGGGTGACCGGCCACAGCCGCCACCTGGGCGATGCCGCTTCCCATCGTCCCGGCCCCGACGACGGCCACGACCCTGTCCTTCGGCAGGGCCTCGGCCCCGTTTCCCGCTTTGCCGCTCACTGCTGCCTCTCCCATTGCATTCCGTCTCTTGAAAAGCCCCCTCCTTCACCGGGACGGGCGGGGCCGGCGTCCGGTCACACCCGCAGCACGACCTTGCCGGTGACCTTGCCCTCGCGCACCAGACCAAGCGCCTGGGCGTAGTCCTCGAAGGCGAAGCTCTTCATCACCTTCGGG includes these proteins:
- a CDS encoding 3-hydroxyacyl-CoA dehydrogenase; this translates as MSGKAGNGAEALPKDRVVAVVGAGTMGSGIAQVAAVAGHPVLLFDSIAGAAGRGLEAIAANLARMVAKGSLDEAGRGAILDRIRTCDDLAALAGAGLVVEAIVEDPAAKRALFTALEDVVPDDCILATNTSSLSIESVGAPLARPERLAGLHFFNPAPLMALVEVVRGRATDPAIADRLLATAAAWGKIPVLARSTPGFIVNRVARPFYAEALRVLAERAAVPAALDAVMRGCGGFRMGPCELMDLIGHDVNYAVTRSVWDAFHNDPRFQPSPVQRELVEAGWLGRKSGRGFYDHRPGAAAPDPGFAPAASVPLPASVTVAGSLGFAAPLLDRIRAAGIAVESAAEQTAGPGLLRLGGVTLAPTDGRLATERAAESGGQLVLFDWALDWAKAGTIALAPARQTSAAATAAAVRLFQALGMSVALIDDVPGMIVARTVAMLVNEAADALNQGVADAHAIDLAMTRGVNYPIGPLAWGDRVGAAFVLCTLDNLARTYGEDRYRASPLLRRCALAGVPLLNEKEQ